One window of Triticum dicoccoides isolate Atlit2015 ecotype Zavitan chromosome 5A, WEW_v2.0, whole genome shotgun sequence genomic DNA carries:
- the LOC119297319 gene encoding uncharacterized protein LOC119297319, with protein sequence MERFAAMVAGRRAGAAPKPASAAEEGGEEYLRIQLEEIVIVKDDAYDALAAATAAAQSRANANGQCGGGGATTTGTASTAMENCARAAAAARVGSSTRPAAAQGAWTTAARGVGFD encoded by the coding sequence ATGGAGAGGTTCGCCGCTATGGTCGCCGGCCGCCGTGCCGGTGCCGCTCCGAAGCCCGCTTCCGCCGCCGAGGAGGGGGGCGAGGAGTACCTGCGGATCCAGCTGGAGGAGATCGTCATCGTCAAGGACGACGCCTacgacgccctcgccgccgccacggccgccgCGCAGTCCCGCGCCAACGCCAACGgccaatgcggcggcggcggcgccaccaCCACGGGCACCGCGTCCACCGCCATGGAGAACTGCGCGAgggcggccgcggcggcgcgcgTTGGGAGCTCGACGAGGCCTGCGGCCGCGCAGGGCGCGTGGACCACGGCGGCGAGGGGCGTCGGCTTCGACTAG